CCTGGGATCTCTGAAAGAACTTGCTGCGACTGGTATGCTCATGAATGGACAGATTTTTTCTTCTGCCATGCTTAATCACCATCCAAAAATATATTTGGTAGAAATGTTACGTCTGGTTCGCTCGCAGGAATTAACATACAGTAACCTGGCCTGTAATGACAGCCGTTACCAATTTTCTTGTGATAGTGGGTGTCACCAAATTTTAGTTCTGGAGACCATGCTCTGCAGATTTCCTCACCCAGAATGCCAACTCGCTGATTTCCAATTCTCCCTTCAGTACAATATAGAAGATTTCCCGAAGAAAGAGAGAATGGGCAGATTTTGCTGTTTTCTGTTGTGTCTTCCATTATTTTATCTCCGGGATTAAAGCACGACATATATCATTATATGACAATTTATCATGATGTAGCGGGCATCCTTGTCGTTCTAGCATTTCGACAAGAATCTGATTTAGGTTGTTTGATATGGTGGATGATATCTTGTGGTCCTTTAGCAGTTCTATGGCCGTTGCCAACTTCAATATAAGTGTTATGTTGTTCATTGTTTTTCCTGTATTTTAACAGTAGATAATGGAAAAATGGGCTTGGGTTACTCCCAGGTTAACTATTGGTTTGACCCAATTTGTTAACAATAATAGAATGGTTGTAGAATTGTTCTACAGGGTTGCAGCATTCTGTTTTATAGAGTGCTGTTTTGTTCTTGATTAATGCCCGGATTAATGTCACACTAATCAGCTTTACCTACCCAGTTACAGCCGCATATAATATGCTGTTAATGCTGTTGCCTGCATCATTCCTGGACAGATGTTATTCTGTCGTCATTTGGCAGGGCCGGGTGTGGTTGCCTTGCCTCACGGAACTCATCGGTATAATTACATTTGATGATTTGACTATTAAGTGTTTCGGTTTAATATGCAGAAAAAGTAGGTGTTTTGTGGATTTGGTGGAGATATGAGGTGTTGTGTTAATGTTGTTTGATTAACTGCACAGACGGTGGGGAGTTAAATTGTAGTTTGTAATTGCAGGTGAGGTGTCCTGGATAACAACAGGGGCGATTTCTGATTTTTTCTGCGCAGATAAAGGCGTTGTGGAATGGAATGCAGGAAAAACAATGGGGGATCATTGGGGATATAATTGGGTGATATTACATGTTATGTTATTCATTGGATGGTTCGTTGTTTGCATTTTTTATTTAGATATGGTCTTGTAATGTTTGCATAGAAGGGCTGCAAATTCCCAGGCGCTTGGATCTGGAGATGAGGTGCCGTTGTCTGATAACATGGCAAATGGACATCCTGAGTTGATTTTGGTGCAGATATGTCCAGTGTGTTGATAGTTGTGGTGTTTACATGTGGTGTATTGTGTTGTCATTGTTTTTCCTTGGGTTTGTTGTTAGGCTGCCTGAGTTTAGTAGTCTGGTGAGGTATGAAATTACGTTGTCTTCTATACCGGTGTAGACTGTTGTGGTATTGTTTATAGATAGGGTTACGGTGTTATGTCCGGTGTGGTTAAGACTGGAAGATAGAATGGATTCTATGATGGGTAGAGAGGTCGGATGTATTGGATATGTCCTGTCTTGGTATGTTAGAGATATGTTGGGCGTAATTGTTGTCATGGGTTATCCGTGTATTTAGTCATCATAAATTTTATTTTCACAATTATAGCAGTGTAATACCAGTGTTATTGCGTCGTCCATTTCCGTATGTAGTTTACCACCACAGATGGGACAGATAATTTCGCCACACTCTAAACATCTACAACAGTCCATTGGATTCGGATCGTCAATTATTGCATTACAATTAAAACATTTTATAGTGTGACTTTCTGGAAGCCTCCTTTTTTCTATGTCATAATATTTTATTTTATCAAATTCATTCATTCCCGAATGATTTTCTCCATGATTCTTATGTGCTCTCATAATAATGCTACGTATCTTGTCTATTATAATTATTGTCATGATTGTTTCAATCTTTGTTTCATTGGATGTTCCTCTGATACTTGACAGTAACCCACTTCATAATATTATTCCTCAATTTTACGAATGTATTTGTGCATGTCAATACTACACCTAAAATTTGGATAGTTGTCGGAATCATCGCAGTTTGATCCTTTTGCCGTGTCTACCATAGTCTATTCCACACCCTTCAATTTTCTTTGAACAACTCTATAAATACTACAAATTGACAAAACTAATTCATCTGGAATTACCAGGATGGGTTCTCCGCAAAATGATGGTTCCCATACAACAAGACCCATGTCTATTAATGCTAAAACTTTATCTTTATCTTCGGGATTGAACTCTTCAAGCAGTAGTCCTTTACCACTACGATTTTCAATGTATATCTTTAACAATATCTCTATCATAGTCTATTCCACCAGTGTTTTTTCGTCACGTTTAACCATAGTGTTTTCTTTAGATTTTGTATGGTTTCGTCTTTGGCTGCTATAAATTCCGTTAATTGTTTGTTATGGATGGTAAGCGCTTCGATTTTCGTACTTTGATCTTCAGTTGTCCACTCTCTTCGGTCTTCTTTTTTGGCATAAACTGTCAACATTTGATTATAGGATTTTATCTCATCATCTAATTTGGTATTTAGTTCTTGTATGGTGTTATCGCGATCCGATAATATTTTCTTTAGTGCTTGTATGGTGTTATCCTTGGCTACCATCATTATGCTGTCTGCTGATGCAATGCTATGTATTTTGGAGTTTAGATGCTGTATGGTTGCATGTCGTGATTCTATGCAGGCATTGAGTTCATGTATTGCCCGACATGCTGAATACATGTGGCAGTCAGCATTACAATTGCTGTTGTAGTTGTTGTAGTTGTGGCATTCGGGAATTAGACTTCTTGCAGTTGTCGTGCTAGTGGATTTGGCTGCATGATATGCGTCTCTATATTTGTTGAGAGACTGGGTTAGTGATTTCACTTCGATCTGTTGTATGTGAATCCTGGTGCACATGTTGTAGTGTTTGCATTTAACTTTGCAATTGCTGTTGTAGTTCTGATAAGTGTTGCATTTGGATGGCTTTGTAATGGTGCCTGTTGTTGTTTTAGGATGTTCTATGGTAGTCCCGCATTGTTTGGCTGACTTTGTCGTGTGCTTTGATTCTTTGCATTTGTTGCATTTGGTTTTTGGTATGGTGCTCTTGTGTTGCATATGATTACCTCAGGTCGTGGAATGGATTAAATCATCTATTTCTTTTTTCCTAGCAGCATATCTATCCATAGCCACAGGACTCCCTGCACATATGAAATAGTGTATGCAGGATATGTTACGGCATTTTCCATCATGAATATATGATGAACATGGCTCATACATATGCTAATGATTGCGTTCTGTTGTATTTAATGCTGTGGTTTTCGGTAGGAGATGACGGATTTGGTGAATTGAATGGTGAATTATGAAATGCGGTGGGTGATAAGTTTTGGGGCAATTTTGAGGTTATTGTGAGATGAGTTGATGCGCTGTTTAAATATGGTTAGGGAATTGTGGCAAGTGGCTTGCCATTAGGTATTTAATTGTTTTGAATGGTGTTATATATGTATTAGGTTCAATCCTTACAACAACACTGATAAAATAGTAATAAGATTTGGTATAATTAATTCTCTTTTCAACTCAAAAATGATAATGTAATGATGTTCTGTATAATTTTTTATTTGGTTTTTACCTTATTGGGTTAATTGTCATGATAGATCATGTGGGATATGATTGGGGGATAGTTTGGGCTTTGTTTCCGGTTAATGTTTTTTGGTGGGATATACTGGGTTAATTTTTTGATTGCGGCTTAATTATGCCTGATGTATTATATGGTAACACTGCAATATAAGTAAAATGAAGGAATCGAAAAAAGGGTTATTGGCAAAAGGAGAGCATACCTTTATCCGATTGCGCCTCATTACTGCCAGGGATTCAAAATCGTTAGCCAAAACGTTAATATCAGTTTCCTTCTATTCTATCCTGACCGATAGGTTTATGTTGTGGTAATTTTGTCCGGAAATGAGGGTTAAGTGGGCGGCGAAAACACAAATATAACATGTAGTGGTACAAAAGTTGAGATTTAGTTTAAAAAATATGAAAAAAAGTTTAACACTAATTTTTTTTTAGTGTGATTTTGTTATACTTTTGAATCGGGGTTCAATTTGGCTTTAATATTAATACTTTTATTTAAATATGGTTTATTTAATGATTTATGGAGCGCACACGCATCGTGATGAAGCCGGATATCGATTTATCTACGTTGGTTTTGTAATATAGTTTGTGATGGATAAAATAGGCGCGAGTCTGGCGTGGTGTTGCGCGTGTGGAAAATGGTTGGATAGATGCTAACTCAATGTTTTTTGAGTTAAGTTAAGTTTTGTTTTCGCTTATTTGATACCGCACTTTTTTGAGAAAATTTCAATTTTTGTAGTATTTATATGTTTGGGATGATTTCGGAAAATGTAGAATCGTGATAGATTTGTGCTACTAATTCAATTTTATATTCTACTGATGATTTAAATCTGGATTGGTGAAATAAGTGAGATACGGATGCAACTAGTTGCAACTGGCAGAATGGGCTTGGATTGAAATAAGGACAGAATGGGCGTATTTTCCAGTGGAAATAGTGGGAGTGTGACGTTAATTATAGGTCGGAATGATGAATAAGCAGTGTATATGCCGTTTCTTGACTTGTCCGGACTGGTTGACAACTATTTTGGGGCTGATTTGGGCTTGGTTTTTATTTTTGATTTAAAGCCGCGCTAATGTAAAACATGGCTGGATTGGTTTAACTTATAAAGCATGGCTATTGCTGGGGTAGATTGAAGAATGCGGCTTTAGCGCGTTAGCTATCGCTATAATAATTGCGCAAACTGGTTTTTGATGAATCAGGTGGTGTTAAGTATATATACTTAACAAAATTGCAGTAACACTTATACCAATTGGTATTAGTGTAGTGTGTTAATAATTTGTGTATTTTTTTTACTGTCGTATTATTTGATTAAAAAATTGTTATCTGAAGGATCTTGTCCACTGGTATAACCTAGTGAGTGATGTGTTTACCTCCACAATCTTTTTATGTATTGAAATTAGGCTGTCAATACGACTCCTATTCATTTTTCCGTCACAATTACACTTTATTTGTGATATAATTGTGCTCGACTTCTCAAACTCCTGTTCGATCTCCTCAAACAGGTAGTCCTCTATGATTGTCCTCATTGTATAATTCCAATAAGTTTTAAATACTTGGCCTCATCGCTTTTCAGCAACTCATTGACCACTTTTGGCTTATGTTTTTGTTCTCCATAACAACGCTTACATAGCCTGCATGCACCAATACAATTGATATTTATGTCATTTTCAATTGCAAAGTCTGCTGTGAATATGTTGAATGATGCCCGCGACAGTGGATGCCTGTCGAAGTCCACATCGTTTATCATCGGGTTAGAATGAACAAACGTGTAGTTTGAGGGCATTTTGCTTTCAACTCTCTCAATTATGTCTGGATTTTTAGTCCACGATGTACATGTTGCATAGTTTACAACAGAACATATGGCAAAATCCACAAGAACATCTCGTTCGTCCTGATAATCTCCATTCCAATTAGATCTCCAAGTAAGATCATTATTTAAATGAAAGACAGGAGGATGATCATATACATCTTCCGGGGACAGATCTCGGTTGCGTTGTAGTGCCTGTCCAACAGCAGGATATATTTGATTTATCCGTGTTGCATAGCACTTTTGGCAAATACATCCTGGTATTTCGTGTCTGGGTTGACATCTGTCGGTCATCGGCCGACCAATTGCACGCTTTCCAAACATCTTCCCGGTCATCGTGCTCCAATGAACGCACCCAAGGTCATCAAAAAGTTTCTCCTTTGGGAGGATGTTATAGATGTTCTTCTTGAGAGCAACCTCTCTACTAATTATGGTTGTTTTCATTTCTTCTCCTGGGATCAGAATTAACCTCATTTCCCAAGAGAGTCCTATTTTTGGAGCAATGAACCAAAAAATAAGAGAATTTATCGATCTACTACAACTAAAGGTGCTGCCATACACGCAGCATCTTCAAATCTGTAGTGAACGACATCAGAACCAGATGTTATAAGAACAGTTTCTCCACAGTATGGACATATACTGTGAGCATTGCAGTCTGTAGTGCCATGTGCATATACCCAAAATGTTATATTATAGGCTTTTGTTATCAATCCATACTGGCAGCTTGGGCATAAAACTGCCCCGGCACCATATATTTCTATTTCTTCTTTCATGTTTTCTTCTCCAGTAGGCTCAGAATTAACCTCATTGCCAAAAGTTATTCAACAACTATACAATAGGATACAAATTGATAGTATCCATGGGATTAGAACCAAAATGGTTGTGGTGTGGTTTTTCATATAATTTGATCGTTATCCCTTAACCTTACTTGACAAGCCATAAGGTATTTCATGATCTGTTCCGATGTATCGATGTTCAATGCTTCTTCTGGCGAATTGGCCTCAACATCGGCGTAACTGTGGTAATAGATTCTAAATCTCATTTAATCAACGCTCCAGTCAAATTCATTGTCGCAGTTGTGACAGATGAAGTGGATGTAACCAGATCCACAGCTGGTGTCTTCTAGGTTCTCATCTTCTCCGCAATAAGGACATGTTAATCTAATCATATGCATCCTAGTCTTCTTAACGATGCTATCCCTGCCTTTGCCACTATTATGTGGTCTAGCAGTTCTATTCCAATAATCTTACCAGCATTGACAATCTGCTTGGTAACTTCTATGTCTGCACTGCTTGGTGTGAGACAGTTGCTTGGGTGATTATGCACAATAATTATGCTGTGTGCATTATCCATTATTGCTTCCCGGAATACCTCACGTGGGTGGACCAATGAATGATTCATCAATCCTTTGGTAATGATTCTGCACCTGATAACCTTTGAATCAGCACCAAGAGTCAGTACCAAGACGTGCTCCTGTTTTTGTCCAGATATCCTGGATACCTGCTTATATGCCAGGATATCTTCAGGAGATACAATAGTTCTCCTGCTGTCTGCCGTGTATTCTGACCTTACGGCTTCATACACAGCCTTACAGATGTTTTCCATTTCTTTTCTTCTCCAGTGGATAGGATTGATTACCTATCCAGATCCGGGAAAAATAGAAGGAGGATTATAGAGATTTAGCCCACTTCAGCAATGCAGTATAGTTATTGCCATATCTATGATCTATATTATCAGACAGACCGTATGAATCGCAGACTTCAAGTAATAATAGTTGATCCTTCATCACTTCTTTAATTGGCTCTCCACACGTCTTTGATGCATTAGACACACCTGTATACGATAAAGATGACAAATCTATGTTTCTTACTATAACTAAGTATTTGCCGTTTGATATGTTATCACAGCAATCTTGCATATTACAAAATTCAATGATCGTGTAACATGAACATCCATCGTATCTATACCATTTTCCGCCATAGTCCTTCCAGTTCACGTCTCCTGTTAGAAACTTGAATTTTTCCATTTCTTTTCTCCATACCCTAGATGCTTACTCTAGGGATGGAATCCTCTATCCGGATTGAACCGACTTCTAAAAAGTAGAGGGTTATTCTCTCATCAGATATCGATTCATTTCAGTGTCTTCAGTTCCATCATCATACTGGACCATTGCCCAGTAATGCTCCCAATCCTTGCCATATCTAGATCTTATAACTTTACCATGAAGACCGCATTTAGGAGAGAGTGTGTATTGGTTTACAACTCTCGTTCCAATCTTAATCATCTGCTTTTACCATCCTTGGCTTTCTTGATGCCGCCGGACTATGCTTCTGCTCAATCTTGATTATCATAATCAAGAATTCTAATGATGCAAAGACGGTCACCGGCGGGACCACATACATACACATGGTAAGTGGATTCTGGGTATACCAGACACTTGCCACATTGAATGCAGTCGATGCTGCTGTAGTTGCTACCACAATAGCCCACGGGAATATGGTATTCTCCTTGAGCATACTGAACCTGATAACAGTGAGGCAACCAATCACCATGAACAAGTCAAGACATAGAGGCCACAGATAGGATAGATATGATAATCCGTGTTCTAGCCCCATTATTACCAGGCTGCTGTAAGACAGGGTGAATGCAGCAATACACACTGCAATCAGTCCTACAGTGACTACATCAGCAATTCTCTTGCTGGATTTCGTTAGTTTCATTTCTTTTCCTCTAGGGATAACAGAATGTTCTGTTACCCAATCTAGGGAATTAATGTCTTAAAAAAGTTAGATTTCATTCCTAGCACTTTGGATCAATGCTTCTACATTGATCGATAATGCTATGGTCTTAATTTTCTCACAATCTTTTCGGATTGTTTTCATAGTCTTGACAGACAGTCTTGTGTTACCGAACGCTTCAGTCTTTGTGAGTAGATTCTCACAATATCTGATGTCATTGACTAGACTGTCTATTGTAATAACTCCAAGGAGATCACCACTGTTTTTCCTAGTTGTTCTCTGTCTAGATACAACTGATAATACGTGATTCTCCAGGGTATCACACAGTGCAATAGTTGTTTCTGCCAGATCTAATCCAACATTGATCTGATTTTCTAGATCGATGTGGTATTCAGTCAGAAATTCTACTGCCTTTGCAAGGTCGTCCTTTGAGACCTTAACTGAATTGAGTTCTGCTGCCATTTCTTTCTCCATCCAAGTTACTGCCTGGTGCAGGCATATCAGTCATACATGGGCTGACATGCTATCTGCCCGTTAAAAAATTAGAGTGATAAGGTCTACATTGTATAAAACTTATCAATTACTTTCCATGCTTTCCTTCTATTGCCGTGTTTTGTATAGAATTCTACCAAGTCGATTGAATGACCGATAAATTCTTTAAACCTATCATTTTCTGGTAGCAAAGCGTACATATTCCGTAGATATGCAACCTCTGTTTCTAGTTTTCTTCTCATTACTTCTCCAAAAATAAGGGTTAGTAATCGTCTTCTTCACAAAGACGACGATCTCTTTCTACTTCATAGCAATGGTCCTCATAACCGGACCAAAAGATGTCTAATATCTCTCCATCAGACATCCTTTCGTATTCTTCTCGCTTTTCGTCGGTATCTGCATTATCTGCAAGATACTCTCGATACTCGTCTACATTGCAGTTAATCGTTTACTTCACCTCAAGCTGTTGTCTTGCATACTCAAGTGCAATCTTTGCGTTGTCAATCTTACTCTTGAAGTCAGCAATATCACTGATATCACCGTGTATGTCCATACTTCCCCCTTTACCAGGAGTGCCAATCCTAAGCACATCCTGTTGCTTGACAAGTGTGGATTGTGATCCATGCACCTGTATTTCTCGGTCTTCCATTTTCTTCTCCAGGGACATCAGTCTAGCATGCTGATGTCCTATCTGTGTTAAAAATGGGTTGATTTAACCCATTTGCCTTCTATTACAAAGTCTAATGAGTGCTGTTCTACTATCTTCTCTATAGTAAGATGGATGCCATTGTATGACACCACATCTGCAAGCTTAAGCCTTCTTGAGGCTTCCTTGATTGTTACAGGCTTAACAAGCACTATATCGTTGAGCTTCTTTGAAATGCTGTATTCTACATACTGTTGCTTCACAGCAAGTTTGCTATGAAACTTGACTGCTGCTTTCTTTGAGGATACAATCATATACCCCTTCAAGTTTCCATTCATTTCTTTCTTTTCTCCAGGGATAGCAGGTTGTCATCTGCTACCCTATCTGGGTTAAAAAGGATTAGATGTTAGGCACAAAGTGCCTTCCATCTATGCTGCACCCTAATGGGTGTGTGCATGTCATTAGACCCGCCGCACAGCAACCAGTGCTTTTGCCGCAGTGATACCCACACGATCTTGTGTCGTACGCCGGCCCATGCCAGTAACACATAAAACATGGGTTCGTAAATTTATCACCGCATGGTGCTACATACACCATGTCGAACTTCTTTTCTGTTTTCATTTATTTTTCTCCAGGCATGACAGATTGATTCTGCCATGCTATCTGGGAAACGATGAGAGTTAGGTGTGTACTAACTCCCTGACTATTTTACCCACAGTGCGATACTGTAGGTAAACGTCTAGCCAGGTGTTACCCTGACAGTATTCTACCTTCTTGCCACCGTTAAACATCTCTATGGTTACTCTCCACACAGAGGTGCTACATGATGCTAAGTAAGCATCTAAAACCAACTGCTTCATTTAATCAGCCCAATACATCCCACCCATAATGCTATGTTCATCAATACCATGTTGAGTGCAAATAACCACTCAATCTTAAGATTGTATTCTCGTCTTGTCATGTTGTTCTCCAGTGATACTCTGGCTATATGAATGGAAGAAAAAAAGCATCTATATAGCCTCATAATATCACAAATCATCCTCACCTTCTACCCGGATAAAAAAAAATTTCACTAAATCTACCAATTATTATAAAAAACAAAACATATATATCGTTATTATATATTGCAGTCGAGTTTATCACCTATCTTACCCACATTATGTTATGGGATGTAAAAAGCCGAAAAGGCCGAAGAAATAATTTCTTGATATTATCACTATTTTTGCCGGGGTTTCGTTACGCAATCATTATAATGCTGGACATCCATACATTCGTGTATGACGTTCAAATACGGCAATAGTTACATGGGGATAACTGACGTGTCTATTGAGACCAGAGCGAGAGAACCATGGACTTTGAAGTTTGGTGGTGCAATTAGACCGGAGTTTATGGAGTTATTGCGGAATGAATTAATTCCGGACGGTGTCCATCCTGCATATTCTGTGAGTAGATTTCATGTTCCTAAAGGTAGATTTTCAAGTATATTTATGGATTTTATTCCCCAAAATTATGCGACTTTTTACCTAGAGAGGGAAATATTAGATCAAAACCTTATACTATTAGGCAAAAGTATTGATTTTCCAAGAGATCATGTCATGCCAGTTCTTGCTCCAGGATATTATACTTCTGTCGTTATAAATGGCAACAAATGTGAGGCAAAACACATGTCAATATTATTTGATCAGATCGGCAACATTGGCGCTGATGCCATTGCAACGATGGGAACAATCTGTATTACTGGGGGCGACCTTGTGGAATTTGACGGAGAGATCCCCTTAACCATAGACCTAAAATTTGTAGACAATTCGCGTTCCAACATTGCATTTGTGGTATCCAAACGGAACAAATATACCACCGGTGGCGTAATATCCCGAATTGTGTATAATATTGTCAGGATTGAAAACATTTCGCGTGTAGTTTAAATCAATTATCTGCAATTATCTGCAAAGTTTGCAGGTTGCTTATTTTTTATCCCGATACAACATTTGTCAATATTGCATGGTAATGGTTTTCTTTGTAAGCGAAATCATTCATGAGACTCCCAATGTATTTTGGCAGTTGCGTGGTGTGTCGGGTTGCGTTATTTAAACATTGAACCACAAATACTGTCTCATGCCATATGATGAGAACTGTCCATTGTGTCGAAGTCCTATCCAGGCGGATGCATGGAGCAGGCTTATTTTATCGAATGAAAAGTCTTCTATGGAGTGTGCTAAAGAATTTGACATATCTGTGGAAGAAGTAAATGAACACATATACAAACATTCATCTGGATTGGATGCCGACGGCGACCCTAATACACCAGAACATCTAAAGAATAAGCTGCTTAGATTTTCTCATATTTGTGAGATCTGGATGGATGAAATGATAGTGAGTAAGGAACTAGATCCGTCGAAGTTAGACAAGGTGCTTAAACTGATGGATGTAATTGAGAAGCAACTGGTGTCCAGGGCACAAATAGCAGGCATAATTAAGAAAGATGCTCCACAAATACAGATAACAAATGTCCAAAATAATATTGATAATTTGACTAATGTTATTATGATGAAATTATGTCCGGAATGCAAGAAAATTGCAATTGCTGAAATGGAAGGGTTTGTATACGGAGAACAGAAACTTCTGGCGTGATAGGTCTTGACAAAATCCAAAAAAGAGTTTAATGAGTTTAAGATAAAGCCCGGGGAGACTTTAGACGGGAAAGATCTGATCCGGTTTAAGTTGGATTTGATTAAGGGGAAATCAGATCCGGTTTGGGCGGTCCAAAATATTTTGGGATTTGGAGATCTGTTCCCCTGGCAGGAAGAATACCTGAGATTGTTTTACCGGAATATTTATGATGCCAGTTTAATGCCGATAAGAGATGCATATCTATCAGCGGGCCAGCGTAGTGGAAAAACTATGTGGGCTGCAATGATTGGGTCATATGACTTTTTTAACGTGGTGACTATTCCAGAACCACAAAAGTTCTTCGGGGTTAAAAATTCACAGAAGCTTTTTGCCACCTGCATGAGTACCAGCGGGAAGCTTGCGGAGGATGGAATTTATGCGCACATGCTAAATGCCATTGAAGCAAGCGAATGGATGAATCAGTGGTTTGACATAAGATCTGTGACCTCTCCTATACCCCAAATCAGTGTTGATGATAAACAAGTGTATGCCCAGGTATTAGGTTCCTGGATGAATACAGCAGTTGGCAGGACCAACTTCTGCGTATTGCTGGACGAAATAGATTATTTTGAGGAATCTACTTCTAAACGGTCTGGAATGGAGG
This genomic stretch from Pseudomonadota bacterium harbors:
- a CDS encoding DUF2637 domain-containing protein, producing MKLTKSSKRIADVVTVGLIAVCIAAFTLSYSSLVIMGLEHGLSYLSYLWPLCLDLFMVIGCLTVIRFSMLKENTIFPWAIVVATTAASTAFNVASVWYTQNPLTMCMYVVPPVTVFASLEFLIMIIKIEQKHSPAASRKPRMVKADD